Within bacterium, the genomic segment CGCGCACGAGTTCGACCGGGGACAACGTCTTGCGGCGAATTCTCGACGCGGCCTCCGCCGCGGATATGTCGCAGAGTTCGTCGTCGGTGCCGCTCACGTCTCACCCTTTGGAATGACCGGCAATCAGCCGCCCGGGATATGCCGTTGGAACGCAAACGCTAATGCGCTCGGCACGATACCCGCGATGATACCATCTGCCGCCATCTACCGTAAGGTGTCCGACCATTCAACCAAGAGCTCCACACCGCAGAGTCCGAACGACGGTCCGCCGGTCCTCGTGAAGAGGCTCACCAACTCTCATGGATGTGCTTGAATGTGCAAGATCTTCCGCCAGACATCCAAGTCGACGCTCCTGCGCGCCAAACGCAACCGGCGGACGGTCAGCCCGGCAAATCGGCGAGGGTGGCCCGGATGTGGTCTCGTGCCCGCGCGAGTCGCGGGCCGGCGCGCTCGGGCCAGGGCGTTTGCTCCACCACCTCCGGGGACGGCATGGCGCCGCCGGCGATCTGCCGTTCGCAGGTGCGCGCCAAACGCACCACGCGGGCCAACTCCCGGGGTTCGACGTCTCCGAATGTGGCGAGGAACGCATCGTCAAAGATTGGGATGGCGTACAAGCCGCCGTGATCTTCGATCGACACTGCCACGTCCGGCGCGGTCGCCAAGAGCCCGCGGAGCAGCTCCGCGATCGCAAGGCCGCCGTCCCCGCACGCGCGCGGGTTGAATCGCAGCCCATCATCGGCGAATATGACGATTCCGTCCTTGAGATGGACGGCGATCGTGTATGGCGCCACCCGGCGAAGCGCGCAGAGGGGGTCTTCGAGGGTGATCGGGAGGTTGCCGGTGTCCAGGTTGACGCCGGCCACATCGGGGCCCAGCGCGTCCACGATGCGCATCAGCTCGAAAGTCGTCGCATCGGCGTGATTTTCAAACGCGAGCTTGAGATCCAGGTGTTGCAGTACCGGCGCGAGGTCGCGTGCGACCGCCGTTGTGTCGGCAAGCTGCTGCGGCCACGGCACCGGGTCGAGGTGACGCGCGCCGGCGCCCGCGACGAAGCAGCGAACCGCCCGGGTGCCGGCGGCCGCCTCGGCGATGCCCTCCAGCTGCCGCCGCAGCCCGGCGCGGAGATCCCCGTCGCCGTCCCGGAGCGCCGCGGGCCCCGGGCGATGAGGGTTCGGACACGACAATCCGACCTCGAGGTACAGGCCGTGGGACTCCGCGTGCCGGTGCACTTCGCGAATTTCCGCCGGATTCAGGGCCGGGCTGACCTCGTGGATGTCCCGGAACTGGCACCCGTCGAGGCCTTGGGCGCGTACGAACTCAAGCAGGGCAATCCCGTGCACGCCGTCCAGGTGCCGGAGAGTATACTGATCGACCCCGATGCGCATCGGCACGAACGCCTTATTGACGGAGCGCGACGCGCCGCCCCTCGGACGCGGAGACGTACCCCGCGTAGACGGTCTCGATCACATCGCGCCCGAGCCGGCCGTCCGCGAGCGGCGCCCGGCCCGTGGCGACGCATTCCACGAAATCCTGGACCGCATGCCGGTGTCCCTGGGCCCAGTCCTCGTCAGGTGCGGGCGCGCTCCAACCGGCTTTCGTCTCGAGTTTCTCCATGAGATATTCGGTCTGGAAGATCGTGGGATCGGGAGCAAAGGCCTGCACGAGACCGGTATGCTCCATCCGGCATATGAGGTGCGTGTTGGACCCGAAGATCTCCAAGGCGCTCTCCATGCCGCCGAGCACCGCTTCCGACGCCCAGACAATACCCCGGCTGCCGTCATCGAACGTGATGATGAGCGCGCCCCAGCTTTCGACGTCGACCCATCCCTCCCCGACCCACCGCTTCTGCTGTGCTTGAAAACCCCGGGTATGGGTGAGGTCGCCGACGTCGGCGACGACCGCGGACGGGCGGATCGGCCGGCCGTCGCGGCGGAGGCCTTCCCGCCGCTTCAGATGCAGCATGGCGCCGACAGGATGCACGCCCAACTGGAGCAGCGCGCCGCCGCCGGCGTAGCGCCATTCGCGCGAGTACGGTGAATGCGAGCCGCTGTGGCATTCCCCGCCCCGCATCTCCAAGATCAGCGTCCCGGCCGCCGCGAGCAGCCGGTCCGCCTTGGTGATCGAGGGCGCGTAGGCCCAGTTTTCGGCGTACATCAGATGCACGCCCGCCCGCTCCGCCGCCGCGACCATGGCGTCGGCGCCGGCCGCGGCCTCCACCAGCATGCGCGTTCTCGGTACGGTGCGGAGGTCGGTCCCCTCGGGCAGGCCGGCGCCGTCAAACGCGGTCAGCGGCTTGGCACAGACGATGTGCTTGCCGGCGGCCGCGGCCGCCTCCGTCATCCACTGGTGCAGGTGGTTGGGGACGCACAAATCCACCACGTGCACGTCGGGGCGCGCGAGCACCTGGTCGAAGTCGCGGTAGACGTCCGGCACGCCGTGCCTGTGAGCGTACTCCCTCGCGCGGTCGTGGGAACGGCTCATCACGGCTACGATGCGGACGTCGTGCCCCGTGACGCCGGCGTAGCACCGCGCGCGGGTCTCCGCGAGAAACCCCGCGCCGATCATCGCGACGTTGACCGTGGGCCGCGCCGCCGTCACGGACGTCCTCAGGCCGGGCGGCGCATGGGGCGGAGGGGCGCGGCCGGAGTCAACTCTTCCAGTAGAATGTCTGCGGCCGGGAAATGCCCGGGCTGAACAGCGGCGAGCAATTGTACTC encodes:
- a CDS encoding TIM barrel protein, which codes for MRIGVDQYTLRHLDGVHGIALLEFVRAQGLDGCQFRDIHEVSPALNPAEIREVHRHAESHGLYLEVGLSCPNPHRPGPAALRDGDGDLRAGLRRQLEGIAEAAAGTRAVRCFVAGAGARHLDPVPWPQQLADTTAVARDLAPVLQHLDLKLAFENHADATTFELMRIVDALGPDVAGVNLDTGNLPITLEDPLCALRRVAPYTIAVHLKDGIVIFADDGLRFNPRACGDGGLAIAELLRGLLATAPDVAVSIEDHGGLYAIPIFDDAFLATFGDVEPRELARVVRLARTCERQIAGGAMPSPEVVEQTPWPERAGPRLARARDHIRATLADLPG
- a CDS encoding Gfo/Idh/MocA family oxidoreductase, translated to MTAARPTVNVAMIGAGFLAETRARCYAGVTGHDVRIVAVMSRSHDRAREYAHRHGVPDVYRDFDQVLARPDVHVVDLCVPNHLHQWMTEAAAAAGKHIVCAKPLTAFDGAGLPEGTDLRTVPRTRMLVEAAAGADAMVAAAERAGVHLMYAENWAYAPSITKADRLLAAAGTLILEMRGGECHSGSHSPYSREWRYAGGGALLQLGVHPVGAMLHLKRREGLRRDGRPIRPSAVVADVGDLTHTRGFQAQQKRWVGEGWVDVESWGALIITFDDGSRGIVWASEAVLGGMESALEIFGSNTHLICRMEHTGLVQAFAPDPTIFQTEYLMEKLETKAGWSAPAPDEDWAQGHRHAVQDFVECVATGRAPLADGRLGRDVIETVYAGYVSASEGRRVALRQ